Proteins found in one Zea mays cultivar B73 chromosome 1, Zm-B73-REFERENCE-NAM-5.0, whole genome shotgun sequence genomic segment:
- the LOC103640508 gene encoding transcription factor HHO6, with protein MMAGNEDQLRAVAARAVTDSLRAAASRCSAADRAARFRDCVRSLEAEKAKMEVFRRELPISVHLVADVIDWLKEELAQHRRRPSDLFAPPAPPPPAKDGAVLADADANDKRSWMSSVQLWSCGSHDDSTANTNGAAAAAHKVSSAFVALAASPPAPTLARPSGDAAGKPGASASAMPVADLSLSSPAAAASPSAASSAVTDAAGAHRRQHAQQRKARRCWSPGLHRRFVAALQRLGGAQVATPKQIRELMKVDGLTNDEVKSHLQKYRLHTRRASSDGGDQHAGGLWSSAPEQQYTTSQHSTSQSQSQSGSPQGPLQLAVSSRAMSATAGDSCDAGDEAQGGRSESYGWEMPQHGTKASSS; from the exons atgatggcggGGAACGAGGACCAGCTGCGGGCGGTGGCGGCGCGGGCCGTCACCGACTCGCTGCGCGCGGCCGCGTCCCGCTGCTCGGCCGCCGACCGCGCCGCGCGCTTCCGGGACTGCGTCCGCAGCCTCGAGGCCGAGAAGGCCAAGATGGAGGTCTTCCGCCGGGAGCTCCCCATCAGCGtccacctcgtcgccgacg TGATCGACTGGCTCAAGGAGGAGCTCGCGCAGCACCGCCGCCGCCCGTCGGACCTCTTCGCGCcaccagcgccgccgccgccggcaaaGGACGGAGCCGTCTTGGCGGACGCGGACGCCAACGACAAGCGCAGCTGGATGAGCTCCGTGCAGCTCTGGAGCTGCGGTAGCCACGACGACAGCACCGCCAACACcaacggcgccgccgccgccgcccacaAG GTGTCCAGCGCGTTCGTGGCACTGGCCGCCAGCCCGccggcgccgacgctggcgaggcCATCCGGCGACGCGGCGGGTAAGCCCGGAGCCAGCGCCAGCGCCATGCCGGTCGCGGACCTGTCCCTCTCGTCCCCGGCGGCCGCCGCCTCTCCGAGCGCCGCCAGCAGCGCCGTCACGGACGCGGCCGGGGCGCACCGCCGGCAACATGCGCAGCAGAGGAAGGCGAGGAGGTGCTGGTCGCCCGGGCTGCACCGCCGCTTCGTCGCCGCCCTGCAGCGGCTCGGCGGCGCGCAAG TCGCCACGCCGAAGCAGATCAGAGAGCTGATGAAGGTGGACGGGCTCACCAACGACGAGGTCAAGAGCCACCTGCAG AAATACAGGCTGCACACGCGGCGCGCGTCGTCGGACGGCGGCGACCAGCACGCGGGCGGGCTGTGGTCGTCGGCGCCGGAGCAGCAGTACACGACGTCGCAGCACAGCACGTCGCAGTCGCAGTCGCAGTCCGGGTCGCCGCAGGGGCCGCTGCAGCTGGCGGTGTCGAGCAGGGCCATGTCGGCCACCGCCGGGGACAGCTGCGACGCCGGCGACGAGGCCCAGGGCGGCCGGTCGGAGAGCTACGGCTGGGAGATGCCGCAGCACGGGACGAAGGCGTCGTCGTCTTGA